From Onychomys torridus unplaced genomic scaffold, mOncTor1.1, whole genome shotgun sequence:
TCTTTGCTATCAGGTTCAATATAAGTTGTTTTATATTGAGgtttttatccacttggacttgagttttgtgcaatggtgatagatgtggatctatttgtattcatCTTCATGCTGACAGACATTTATGTCAGCAGCATTTTTtgagatgctttctattttcttttgtataaTTTTGGTTTATCTGTCAAAAATCAGGAATCCATAAGTTTTTGGATTAATATCTGGATCTTCCTATTGGATAACGTCTCTTTTTTTATACCAATACCTTTTATTacctgtgttttttattattatagctttgtTGTGGAGCTTGAAATCAAAGATGATGTTAACtatggatttattttattgtacaaaatagtttatctatcttgttttgtttccccATGTGAcattgagtattattttttcaaaatctataaaaaattatgttggaatatgatggggattgcattgaatttatatatgtaatttggtaagattgacatttttactatgttaattctaccaatccctgagcatgtgatatcttcccatcttctgatatttccCTCTCTatctttcttcaaatacttgaagATTTTCTCATGTAGGACTTTCATTTGCTTGGATAGAGTTAcacaaatatgtttttttttaatttttgtggctattgtgaatgaggttgttttttttttctgattgcttTTTCAGCCTATTGATAATTGATATATAACAGGACATGTGATGTTTTTGAGTTAATTTGTATTCATGTACAACACTGAAGCTGATTATCAGCTGTAGCaattccctgatagaattttagGGTAACTTATATATTCTATAATAACATAAGCAAATATCAAtagtttgtcttcttcctttcttatttttattcacttGATCTTTTTAAATTCCTAGTAACAGGATGAGcttgggaagagcagcaaacatCTACAATGGGTTGAAGGTCATGATCTATCATGTAATTTTTGATATGCTCAATATGGTCAAGACACTTTGTATACACgaatgaaaatttaattaataaaatctgtTAAACTTTAATCCTTCCTTAATTATCCTTTAACAATTGGAGTATAAAGTGCCAGCCTGTAGCTATTTGGTtcatggacttttttttcttcatatttctccAGAATGACAATCCCCAAACAAAGGAAGAGCAGACTGAATGTCTAGCACTATGTTCTAGTTCATGGATAGCATTCAGGGATCACAAGAGCCCCTTATGTATTTTCACATAGAGAAAACTCTTATATCAGAATGATCTATTTAGATGATTTCTGGAAAAGCTTTCATCGTTAAAGATCACTTTTCCATACCCTGACatgaataaatatagaaataatacaCAAATGTAGAGGGGCATAGAAAAAGGTTTGCTTCAATGGCtttgaacatttcatattcataacATCCTCCATGACGTTCTTGTCTCATTTTTAGAATACCAACagagaaatttgatttttttctggcaTTGATTTTTGCTACTGCAGAGATCAACATGAACCCTTATCTTTTACCCAACATGTCTTTGCTATTTTCCATCCTTGTTGGCATGTGTTCCGATACATTGAATATAATCAATCTAAAACATTCACCACAAGCAAATTTTTCAACTATTCCTAATTATGAGTGTGGAGTGTCTACATGTGATGTATCACTTATAGGACCATCATGGAGTACATCTATAAAAATGACAACCATTATCACATCTCCAAAGGTGAGATAGAGTCATAAAAAGTAGAGATAACAGCTTGTCTATGCCAATTCCAAGTTTCTACAGAGAATGAATGAGCAGCATGAGTTGGTGTGTGCTGATGTATATATTCTAAATGATTAAGAAATCACTTTTTGGTGTGTCACTGACATTTCTTTGTATTACAAGAATAGATGAACTGGTGGGGGGCAGAAATGCAAAACTTTTGTTGAACATTCAGACTTGTAATAAATACTCTAGAATCcaatagaattaaaacacaacatTGACAGGTTAATCTAGCTGTCCTCTGTAGGAGTTCTGGAAGGTGAGTAACACAACTCATATCTATGAATGAACTTCCTGCTTATCATAATCCtcacattgctttctttgttcttcATCCTTCAGATATTCTTTGGACCATTTCATCCTATCCTGAGTGATAATGTCCTATTTCCCTGTGTCTACCAAATAGCACACAAGGATACATGTTTGCCCAAGGCCATGGTCTCTTTGATGCTTTATTTTGCATGGACCTGGGTAGGGCTGGTTGTCTCAGATGATGACCAAGGGATTCAGTTTCTCTCAGACTTAAGAGAAGAGATGCAAAGAAATGGAGTCTGCTTAGCTTTTGTGAATGTGATCACAGATAACATTCAATTATACACAGCAAGGGCTGGAATATATGACAAACAAATAATGGCATCATCAGCAAAGGCTGTTATTATTTATGGGGAAATGAACTCTACCCTAGAAGTCAGCTTCAGAAGGTGGGGATATTTAGGTGTACAGAAAATCTGGGTCACCACCTCACAATGGGATGTCACCACAAGTAAGAAAGATTTCAGCCTTGACCCCTTCCAAGGGACTGTCACTTTTGCACACCACCATGGTAAGGTTTCCAAATTTAGGAATTTTATGCAAATAGTGAACATTTCCAAATATCCAGTAGACATTTCTCAGATGAGAACAAAGTGGAATTATTATAACTGTTCAGTCTCTGAGACCAACTTTAGTTCAATGAATTATTATTCATTCAACACTACATTAGAGTGGTTATCAAAACACAAATTTGACATGGCCATGAGTGAAAGAGGTTACAATTTATACAATGCTGTGTACGCTGTTGCCCACACCTACCATGAAATTGTTTATCAACTAGTAGATTCTCAGCCTATAGCTGTACTCAGAGGAATATTCCGTGACTGTCATCAGGTAAATTATCTTATTTTCCAACATGCttaaatcattaatttttaaatagccCCACAAATGTTCATATGTATTGTCAGGGACGGTTCTCTCAATACAAAGATTTATATTTCTCAAAACTcgctaataaatattttattttgataaatggtCTTCATAAGATTAACATTCAATAGATGACAAGTTTTTGTATgtaaagcatttatttttgtgaGAATGTCACtcaaaattttaacaaatgaGTTCAATATTGGAAATAGTCACTGaaaattttatcataaaattGTTAAGTGACAACTAGAAAAGAATATCTTTCTAGATACACAAAATATGTGCTGATAAATgtcataaataattatttatatgaaGTACCAATTAGGTATGTAGACAAATAATAAGGACTGCTTGTTGTTAATACATTTACCTTTATCTCTTATACCTATATTATGTTGTCATGATAAGTATTCTATCAGTTTCTTTCAAAATCTTCCAGTTTTCTCACTGCTTAAATTTAcaacttttaactttttaaaattaatttatgctacacacacatacacaaattaaccCTCACACACTTAAGTAAAATCATCCCTTTGGACAGTTTTCATGCAAGTAACAAATTTCTTCTAGTTCCACCATGAAAAATGCACATGAAGTATAAAAAATGTAATTCCACGTGTGATATCTTATATTTAACTATATGGGATATCTTTAATACAGTTGTCTTTTCTGGAACACATTGAAACTTATGGGTCATTCACATTGTCACTTTGACTTACTGGATAAGCACAGGTAATCATTTAGTGATGTATCTCACTTAGATGGCTTCTTTGCTGAAGAACAGGGTATTTATGAACCCTATTGGAGAGCTGGTGGACTTGAATCTGAGAGGAAAACTGTGTGCAGACTATGACATATACAACATTTGGAATTTCCCACAAGGCTTTGGATTAAAGGTGAAACTAGGAGGTTACTCCTCCTATTTCCCACAGAGCCAACAACTGCACATTTCTGAAGACTTGGAGCAGACCATTGGAGCAACACTTGTGAGTACACCATCATTTTCATTCCTTGCAGTACATTGGTGCTATAAAAATGTGTGGGATTAGagtgatggcttggtggttaacaACAGTCATTGCTCCTGAGACAGGCCCAAGCTCAGTTCACACAGCTCTGTGTTGGATGGTTCACATCTACCAATAAATCCAGGTCATGGGGATACAATCCTTTGGGCATCCAGGAATACCTAGGGTTGTATTTAAATTCATCTCCTACCACAGAAACagatatacaaaattaaaaaaaatagatttttaaaattttgtaactAGATAGAACCCATGAAATTTTGTGATTCTGTGTGAACATCTTTATAGTTTAATCAAGGAGAGCATGTAATTGTTTCCAGAAACATGTTTCTAGATCCcaaactttt
This genomic window contains:
- the LOC118575243 gene encoding vomeronasal type-2 receptor 116-like isoform X2, translating into MNPYLLPNMSLLFSILVGMCSDTLNIINLKHSPQANFSTIPNYECGVSTCDVSLIGPSWSTSIKMTTIITSPKIFFGPFHPILSDNVLFPCVYQIAHKDTCLPKAMVSLMLYFAWTWVGLVVSDDDQGIQFLSDLREEMQRNGVCLAFVNVITDNIQLYTARAGIYDKQIMASSAKAVIIYGEMNSTLEVSFRRWGYLGVQKIWVTTSQWDVTTSKKDFSLDPFQGTVTFAHHHGKVSKFRNFMQIVNISKYPVDISQMRTKWNYYNCSVSETNFSSMNYYSFNTTLEWLSKHKFDMAMSERGYNLYNAVYAVAHTYHEIVYQLVDSQPIAVLRGIFRDCHQMASLLKNRVFMNPIGELVDLNLRGKLCADYDIYNIWNFPQGFGLKVKLGGYSSYFPQSQQLHISEDLEQTIGATLLPTSTCSVTCTPGFRKFHQEHTADCCFDCVWCPENDVSNETDMEQCMHCPEDQYSNTEHTRCLQRHVSFLAYEDPLGMTLACMSLCFSALTALVLGAFVKYNDTPIVKANNRILSYILLISITICFLCSLLFIGHPHIVTCILQQTTFGVFFTVALSTVLAKTITVVLAFKLTTPGKRMRGILVSGAPKFVIPICTLVQLILCGIWLFTSPPFIDTDTHSEHGQIIIVCSKGSVIAFHFVLGYLGSLALGSFTVAFLARNLPDRFNEAKFLTFSMLVFCSVWVTFLPVYHSTKGKVMVAVEVFSILASSAGLLGCIFVPKCYVIFIRPDLNSLQNFRDKSLY
- the LOC118575243 gene encoding vomeronasal type-2 receptor 116-like isoform X1 translates to MNPYLLPNMSLLFSILVGMCSDTLNIINLKHSPQANFSTIPNYECGVSTCDVSLIGPSWSTSIKMTTIITSPKIFFGPFHPILSDNVLFPCVYQIAHKDTCLPKAMVSLMLYFAWTWVGLVVSDDDQGIQFLSDLREEMQRNGVCLAFVNVITDNIQLYTARAGIYDKQIMASSAKAVIIYGEMNSTLEVSFRRWGYLGVQKIWVTTSQWDVTTSKKDFSLDPFQGTVTFAHHHGKVSKFRNFMQIVNISKYPVDISQMRTKWNYYNCSVSETNFSSMNYYSFNTTLEWLSKHKFDMAMSERGYNLYNAVYAVAHTYHEIVYQLVDSQPIAVLRGIFRDCHQMASLLKNRVFMNPIGELVDLNLRGKLCADYDIYNIWNFPQGFGLKVKLGGYSSYFPQSQQLHISEDLEQTIGATLLPTSTCSVTCTPGFRKFHQEHTADCCFDCVWCPENDVSNETADMEQCMHCPEDQYSNTEHTRCLQRHVSFLAYEDPLGMTLACMSLCFSALTALVLGAFVKYNDTPIVKANNRILSYILLISITICFLCSLLFIGHPHIVTCILQQTTFGVFFTVALSTVLAKTITVVLAFKLTTPGKRMRGILVSGAPKFVIPICTLVQLILCGIWLFTSPPFIDTDTHSEHGQIIIVCSKGSVIAFHFVLGYLGSLALGSFTVAFLARNLPDRFNEAKFLTFSMLVFCSVWVTFLPVYHSTKGKVMVAVEVFSILASSAGLLGCIFVPKCYVIFIRPDLNSLQNFRDKSLY